One genomic window of Paenibacillus xylanilyticus includes the following:
- the rpoB gene encoding DNA-directed RNA polymerase subunit beta, producing the protein MAGHLVQYGRRTRRSYARINEILEVPNLIEIQQKSYDWFLEEGLREMFQDISPIQDFTGNLILEFIDYSLGEPKYTVDDAKERDVTYAAPLRVKVRLINKETGEVKEQEVFMGDFPLMTETGTFIINGAERVIVSQLVRSPSVYFSTKVDKNAKKTYTATVIPNRGAWLELEMDAKDVVYVRIDRTRKIPVTVLLRALGFGTDAEILDLLGNDEYIRNTLDKDNTDSTEKALIEIYERLRPGEPPTLDNAKSLLVARFFDPKRYDLANVGRYKINKKLHIKNRLFNQRLAESLVDTETGEIIAEAGQMVDRRLLDEIMPYLEKSVGFRTYHVANGVLDANDIPMQTIDVFSPIEDGKVVKLIANANIDKSVKNVTPADIISSISYFINLLHGIGSTDDIDHLGNRRLRSVGELLQNQFRIGLSRMERVVRERMSIQDANVITPQALINIRPVIASIKEFFGSSQLSQFMDQTNPLGELTHKRRLSALGPGGLTRERAGMEVRDVHPSHYGRMCPIETPEGPNIGLINSLSTFARVNEYGFIEAPYRWVDPKTGVVTEQIDYLTADEEDNYVVAQANAKLNEDGTFAEEAIIVRYNKQSDNILTMPSERVDYMDVSPKQVVSVATALIPFLENDDSNRALMGSNMQRQAVPLLIPKAPLVGTGMEHKAAKDSGVCIVSKYDGIIERSSANEIWLRRVEEVDGQEVKGDIVKYKLHKFMRSNQGTCINQRPIVKRGAVVKAGDILADGPSTEMGELALGRNVVVAFMTWEGYNYEDAILLSEKLVKEDVYTSIHIEEYESEARDTKLGPEEITRDIPNVGEEALRNLDERGIIRIGAEIAAGDILVGKVTPKGVTELTAEERLLHAIFGEKAREVRDTSLRVPHGTDGIVVDVKVFTRENGDELPPGVNQLVRVYIAQKRKISEGDKMAGRHGNKGVVARILPEEDMPFLPDGTPVQIVLNPLGVPSRMNIGQVLEVHLGMAAMQLGIHVATPVFDGAKEYDVFDTMEEAGMQRNGKTVLYDGRTGEEFEREVTVGVMHMIKLAHMVDDKIHARSTGPYSLVTQQPLGGKAQFGGQRFGEMEVWALEAYGAAYTLQEILTVKSDDVVGRVKTYESIVKGENVPEPGVPESFKVLIKELQSLGMDVKILSEDEQEIEMKEMDDEDDAASDKLSLNLEGSEVGVE; encoded by the coding sequence TTGGCAGGACATCTTGTTCAATATGGTCGACGCACTCGGCGCAGTTATGCACGAATTAACGAGATACTCGAAGTTCCGAACCTGATTGAGATCCAACAAAAATCTTACGATTGGTTTTTGGAGGAAGGGTTGCGCGAAATGTTCCAGGATATCTCGCCGATCCAGGATTTTACAGGCAACTTGATTTTGGAATTTATCGATTACAGTCTCGGTGAACCGAAGTATACAGTAGACGACGCGAAAGAGCGTGACGTTACTTATGCAGCACCGCTTCGGGTCAAAGTCCGGCTCATTAATAAGGAAACCGGCGAAGTCAAAGAGCAGGAAGTATTCATGGGAGATTTCCCGCTGATGACCGAAACCGGCACATTTATTATTAATGGTGCGGAACGGGTTATTGTCAGCCAGTTGGTTCGCTCTCCTAGCGTTTACTTCAGTACCAAAGTAGATAAGAACGCCAAAAAAACGTATACCGCTACAGTTATTCCTAACCGCGGCGCTTGGCTCGAATTGGAGATGGACGCGAAGGATGTTGTATACGTCCGGATCGACCGTACACGTAAAATTCCAGTTACGGTTCTCCTGCGTGCTCTTGGTTTTGGCACAGACGCTGAGATTCTGGATCTGCTCGGTAATGACGAATATATTCGCAACACGCTGGACAAAGACAATACGGATTCCACGGAGAAAGCGCTGATTGAAATTTATGAGCGTCTTCGTCCGGGCGAGCCACCAACGCTGGATAACGCGAAAAGCTTGCTCGTAGCTCGTTTCTTTGATCCAAAACGATATGACCTGGCTAACGTTGGTCGTTACAAAATCAACAAAAAGCTACACATCAAAAACCGTTTGTTCAATCAACGTTTGGCTGAGTCTCTCGTTGATACTGAAACTGGCGAAATTATCGCCGAAGCAGGTCAAATGGTAGACCGTCGTTTGCTCGATGAAATCATGCCTTATCTGGAGAAGAGTGTTGGCTTCCGTACGTATCACGTAGCTAACGGAGTTCTGGATGCGAATGATATCCCAATGCAAACGATTGACGTGTTCTCGCCGATTGAAGATGGTAAAGTCGTTAAGCTGATTGCCAATGCTAACATTGATAAATCAGTGAAGAACGTAACGCCGGCAGACATCATTTCTTCAATCAGTTACTTCATTAACCTTCTGCACGGCATCGGAAGCACAGATGATATCGATCACCTGGGTAACCGTCGTCTGCGTTCGGTTGGTGAACTCTTGCAGAACCAATTCCGTATCGGTTTGTCTCGTATGGAACGTGTTGTTCGTGAGAGAATGTCCATTCAGGATGCTAACGTGATCACGCCACAGGCATTGATTAACATACGTCCTGTAATTGCATCCATTAAAGAGTTCTTCGGTAGCTCCCAATTGTCACAGTTTATGGATCAAACGAACCCTCTGGGTGAATTGACGCATAAACGTCGTCTGTCCGCACTCGGACCGGGCGGTTTGACACGTGAGCGTGCAGGCATGGAAGTCCGTGACGTCCATCCATCCCACTATGGCCGGATGTGTCCAATCGAGACTCCAGAGGGACCAAACATTGGTTTGATCAACTCCTTGTCTACATTTGCCCGTGTGAACGAATATGGTTTCATTGAAGCTCCATATCGCTGGGTAGATCCGAAGACTGGTGTCGTAACCGAGCAAATCGATTATCTGACAGCAGACGAAGAGGACAACTACGTTGTCGCTCAAGCGAACGCGAAACTGAATGAAGATGGAACTTTTGCGGAAGAAGCGATCATTGTACGTTACAACAAACAATCGGATAACATCCTTACGATGCCGAGCGAGCGCGTTGACTACATGGACGTATCTCCTAAACAAGTTGTATCCGTCGCTACGGCGCTCATTCCGTTCCTTGAAAACGATGACTCCAACCGCGCACTGATGGGATCCAACATGCAGCGGCAGGCGGTTCCTCTCTTGATTCCTAAAGCTCCGCTCGTAGGTACGGGTATGGAACACAAAGCTGCAAAAGATTCCGGTGTATGTATTGTCTCCAAATATGACGGGATTATTGAACGTTCTTCTGCGAATGAAATCTGGCTCCGTCGTGTGGAAGAGGTAGATGGCCAAGAAGTTAAAGGCGATATCGTTAAATATAAATTACACAAATTTATGCGTTCGAACCAAGGAACATGCATTAACCAACGTCCGATTGTCAAACGTGGTGCTGTTGTCAAAGCTGGCGACATCCTCGCTGACGGTCCTTCGACGGAAATGGGCGAATTGGCTTTGGGACGCAACGTCGTTGTTGCCTTCATGACTTGGGAAGGTTACAACTACGAGGATGCGATTCTGCTTAGTGAAAAACTCGTGAAGGAAGATGTTTACACATCCATCCACATCGAGGAGTATGAGTCAGAAGCGCGTGATACCAAGCTCGGACCTGAAGAGATCACACGTGACATCCCTAACGTAGGGGAAGAAGCGCTGCGTAACCTCGATGAGCGTGGTATTATCCGGATTGGTGCCGAAATCGCTGCTGGCGATATCCTGGTTGGTAAAGTAACGCCTAAAGGTGTAACTGAACTGACTGCGGAGGAACGTCTCCTGCATGCAATCTTCGGTGAGAAAGCACGTGAAGTTCGTGATACGTCCTTGCGTGTGCCTCACGGTACTGACGGGATCGTCGTAGACGTGAAAGTATTTACCCGTGAAAACGGTGATGAACTGCCTCCAGGTGTTAACCAGCTCGTTCGTGTCTATATCGCTCAAAAACGGAAAATCTCCGAGGGTGATAAAATGGCCGGACGTCACGGTAACAAAGGGGTCGTGGCCCGTATCCTGCCGGAAGAAGATATGCCATTCCTGCCGGACGGAACACCGGTTCAAATCGTTCTTAACCCGCTGGGCGTACCTTCCCGGATGAACATCGGTCAAGTGCTCGAAGTTCACTTGGGTATGGCTGCTATGCAGCTCGGTATCCACGTAGCTACCCCTGTATTCGACGGAGCGAAAGAGTATGACGTCTTCGATACGATGGAAGAAGCAGGTATGCAGCGTAATGGTAAAACCGTTCTGTACGATGGCCGTACGGGTGAAGAGTTTGAACGTGAAGTAACTGTCGGCGTCATGCACATGATCAAGCTGGCGCACATGGTTGATGATAAAATCCATGCTCGTTCCACAGGTCCTTACTCACTCGTTACGCAACAGCCGCTGGGTGGTAAAGCCCAATTCGGTGGTCAGCGTTTCGGGGAGATGGAGGTTTGGGCGCTTGAAGCATACGGCGCTGCCTATACCCTGCAAGAAATCTTGACTGTTAAGTCCGATGATGTTGTTGGTCGGGTGAAAACATATGAGTCCATTGTCAAAGGTGAGAATGTTCCGGAGCCGGGTGTTCCTGAATCGTTCAAAGTATTGATCAAAGAGCTGCAAAGCTTGGGTATGGACGTTAAGATTTTGAGTGAAGATGAACAAGAGATTGAAATGAAAGAAATGGACGATGAAGATGACGCTGCGAGCGATAAGCTCAGCCTCAACCTTGAGGGTTCAGAGGTCGGAGTGGAGTAA
- the nusG gene encoding transcription termination/antitermination protein NusG, producing MEKRWYVVHTYSGYENKVKANLEKRVESMGMEDKIFRVLVPMEEEVVNKDGKKKTVMRKVYPGYVLVEMIQTDDSWYVVRNTPGVTGFVGSTGSGSKPTALLPEEVEQILKHMGMVEPKPKIEFDIKESVRIKVGPFANFVGSVEEILVDKSKLKVHVNMFGRETPLELEYTQVEKI from the coding sequence ATGGAAAAAAGATGGTACGTCGTTCATACCTACTCAGGGTATGAGAATAAGGTCAAAGCCAATTTGGAAAAACGCGTAGAGTCCATGGGCATGGAAGACAAGATATTCCGCGTTCTTGTTCCTATGGAAGAAGAAGTGGTAAACAAGGACGGTAAGAAAAAGACCGTTATGCGTAAAGTTTACCCCGGCTATGTCTTGGTGGAAATGATCCAAACGGATGACTCTTGGTATGTTGTTCGCAATACACCGGGTGTTACGGGATTTGTCGGTTCGACAGGTTCCGGGTCCAAACCAACTGCTCTGTTGCCTGAAGAAGTGGAACAAATTCTGAAGCACATGGGTATGGTTGAGCCGAAGCCGAAAATTGAATTCGACATTAAGGAATCCGTACGAATTAAAGTTGGTCCTTTTGCGAATTTTGTGGGCTCCGTGGAAGAAATTTTGGTAGACAAAAGCAAGTTGAAAGTGCATGTGAACATGTTTGGACGGGAAACACCGCTTGAGTTGGAATATACGCAAGTGGAGAAGATATAG
- the rplL gene encoding 50S ribosomal protein L7/L12: protein MSKEQILEAIKGMTVLELNDLVKAIEEEFGVTAAAPVAVAGGGAAAAEAEQSEFDVILASAGASKINVIKAVREITGLGLKEAKEVVDNAPKALKEKVSKEEAESIKAKLEEAGATIEVK from the coding sequence ATGAGTAAAGAGCAAATCTTGGAAGCAATCAAAGGCATGACTGTACTGGAACTGAACGATCTTGTTAAAGCAATCGAAGAAGAATTCGGCGTAACTGCTGCAGCTCCAGTAGCTGTTGCAGGTGGCGGAGCTGCTGCAGCAGAAGCTGAGCAATCCGAGTTCGACGTAATCTTGGCAAGCGCTGGCGCTTCCAAAATCAACGTTATCAAAGCAGTTCGTGAAATCACAGGTCTTGGCCTGAAAGAAGCTAAAGAAGTAGTTGACAATGCTCCAAAAGCATTGAAAGAAAAAGTTAGCAAAGAAGAAGCTGAATCCATCAAAGCTAAATTGGAAGAAGCAGGCGCTACAATCGAAGTTAAATAA
- the rpoC gene encoding DNA-directed RNA polymerase subunit beta' — MLDVNNFEYMKIGLASPEKIRSWSRGEVKKPETINYRTLKPEKEGLFCEKIFGPTKDWECHCGKYKRVRYKGVVCDRCGVEVTRAKVRRERMGHIELAAPVSHIWYFKGIPSRMGLALDMSPRSLEEIIYFASYVVTDPGETPLEKKQLLSEKEYRSYREKYGYGFQAGMGAEAVKKLLQDLDVDKELEFLKEELRTAQGQRRNRAIKRLEVIEAFRNSGNKPEWMIMDVLPVIPPELRPMVQLDGGRFATSDLNDLYRRVINRNNRLKRLLDLGAPDIIVQNEKRMLQEAVDALIDNGRRGRPVTGPGNRPLKSLSHMLKGKQGRFRQNLLGKRVDYSGRSVIVVGPYLKMYQCGLPKDMALELFKPFVMKELVNKGLAHNIKSAKRKVERVSPEVWDVLEEVIKEHPVLLNRAPTLHRLGIQAFEPILVEGKAIRLHPLVCTAYNADFDGDQMAVHVPLSAEAQAEARILMLASGNILNPKDGKPVVTPSQDMVLGSYYLTMDNKEEKGTGMILRTVNEAVSAYQRGTAGLHARVAIPVKALGKTSFTEKQQDAMLLTTVGKIIFNEIFPASFPYINDATRANLYQGTAEHFFVYEKGTDLREAIMNAPQAGGVGKEYLGTIIARCFEIYHTTETAVILDKIKQLGFTYSTRAGITVAVSDVVVPDEKTDILRQSEEKAQIVTNQYRRGLITNEERYDRIIDIWSKSKDDITEILMKSMDRYNSIMMMVDSKARGNKSQITQLGGMRGLMANPSGRIIELPIKSNFREGLTVLEYFISTHGARKGLADTALRTADSGYLTRRLVDVAQDVIVREDDCGTDKGFTVSRIQDGKEVIEDLYDRIEGRYCFETVRHPETKEIIAHRNELIDSDKAEAIIKAGVTKLQIRSVLSCRARHGVCKKCYGRNLATGKHVEIGEAVGIIAAQSIGEPGTQLTMRTFHTGGVAGDDITQGLPRIQELFEARNPKGQATISEIDGIVKEIREAKDRREIEIQGEAESKVYSVTYGSRVRVSEGMEIEAGDELTDGSIDPKEMLRIKGVRGVQNYILQEVQRVYRNQGVEINDKHVEVMIRQMLRKIRIVDAGDTTLLPGSFVDTHEYERANKTAILSDKEPAVAKPILLGITKASLETDSFLSAASFQETTRVLTDAAIKGKVDQLLGLKENVIIGKLIPAGTGMNRYRSIKFAEPEDGQSSVEELEPVSVD, encoded by the coding sequence TTGTTGGACGTCAACAATTTCGAATACATGAAGATCGGGCTTGCTTCCCCAGAAAAAATTCGTTCTTGGTCCCGCGGAGAAGTGAAAAAACCGGAAACGATCAACTATCGTACGTTGAAACCGGAAAAAGAAGGGCTGTTCTGCGAAAAGATTTTTGGCCCTACGAAAGACTGGGAATGTCACTGTGGTAAATACAAACGCGTTCGTTATAAAGGCGTTGTCTGTGACCGCTGTGGTGTTGAAGTAACACGTGCCAAAGTACGCCGTGAACGGATGGGCCATATTGAGCTCGCTGCTCCGGTATCGCACATCTGGTACTTCAAAGGTATTCCGAGCCGCATGGGTCTCGCTTTGGATATGTCTCCAAGATCTCTCGAGGAGATTATCTATTTTGCATCTTATGTAGTAACTGATCCAGGAGAAACTCCACTGGAGAAAAAACAGCTGTTGTCCGAGAAAGAATACCGCAGCTACCGTGAAAAATACGGATATGGATTCCAGGCTGGCATGGGTGCAGAAGCGGTTAAAAAACTGCTTCAAGACCTTGATGTAGACAAAGAGCTTGAATTCCTAAAGGAAGAGCTCCGCACTGCACAAGGACAACGTCGTAACCGTGCAATCAAACGTCTGGAAGTTATTGAAGCTTTCCGCAACTCAGGTAACAAACCTGAGTGGATGATCATGGATGTACTTCCTGTTATCCCGCCGGAACTTCGTCCAATGGTACAATTGGATGGTGGACGTTTTGCAACGTCTGACCTGAATGATCTGTACCGCCGTGTAATTAACCGGAACAACCGTCTGAAACGCTTGCTTGATCTGGGCGCACCAGACATTATCGTGCAGAATGAAAAACGGATGCTGCAGGAAGCTGTTGACGCATTGATCGACAACGGCCGTCGTGGACGCCCGGTAACGGGTCCTGGTAACCGTCCATTGAAATCCCTCAGCCACATGCTGAAAGGTAAACAAGGACGTTTCCGTCAAAACTTGCTCGGTAAACGTGTTGACTATTCTGGTCGTTCCGTTATCGTTGTCGGACCTTACCTGAAGATGTATCAGTGTGGTCTTCCAAAAGATATGGCACTTGAACTGTTCAAGCCTTTCGTAATGAAAGAACTTGTGAATAAAGGGCTTGCCCACAATATCAAGAGCGCGAAACGTAAAGTTGAGCGTGTAAGTCCTGAAGTATGGGATGTTCTTGAAGAAGTAATTAAGGAGCACCCGGTTCTACTCAACCGTGCCCCTACGCTTCACCGTCTGGGTATTCAAGCATTCGAACCAATTCTGGTTGAAGGTAAAGCCATTCGTCTTCACCCACTCGTATGTACGGCATACAATGCCGACTTTGACGGTGACCAAATGGCCGTGCACGTTCCGTTGTCTGCTGAGGCACAAGCGGAAGCGCGTATCCTGATGCTTGCATCTGGTAACATTTTGAACCCGAAAGACGGTAAACCAGTTGTTACTCCTTCCCAGGATATGGTCCTAGGTTCTTACTACCTGACTATGGACAACAAGGAAGAAAAGGGAACTGGCATGATCCTGCGTACAGTGAACGAGGCTGTATCTGCGTATCAACGCGGTACTGCCGGCTTGCATGCACGCGTGGCGATTCCGGTTAAAGCCCTGGGTAAAACTAGCTTTACTGAAAAACAACAAGATGCAATGTTGCTGACAACTGTCGGTAAAATCATCTTCAATGAAATCTTCCCAGCAAGTTTCCCTTACATTAACGATGCAACTCGTGCAAACCTTTATCAAGGTACTGCAGAGCATTTCTTTGTGTATGAGAAGGGGACTGACCTGAGAGAAGCAATCATGAACGCACCTCAAGCAGGTGGTGTTGGTAAGGAATATCTGGGTACAATCATCGCTCGTTGTTTTGAAATTTACCATACAACGGAAACAGCCGTTATTCTGGATAAAATCAAACAGCTTGGTTTCACATACTCGACTCGTGCCGGTATTACGGTTGCGGTTTCGGACGTAGTGGTACCAGATGAGAAAACAGATATCCTCAGACAATCCGAAGAAAAAGCACAAATCGTTACGAACCAGTACCGTCGTGGTCTGATTACGAACGAAGAGCGCTATGACCGCATCATTGATATCTGGTCTAAATCGAAAGATGATATTACCGAGATTCTGATGAAGTCGATGGATCGTTACAACTCGATCATGATGATGGTTGACTCCAAAGCACGGGGTAACAAATCGCAAATCACCCAATTGGGCGGTATGCGTGGTCTGATGGCCAACCCGTCCGGTCGTATCATCGAACTCCCAATCAAATCGAACTTCCGTGAAGGTCTGACGGTACTCGAGTACTTCATCTCGACACACGGTGCGCGTAAAGGTTTGGCCGATACGGCCCTGCGTACAGCCGACTCAGGTTACCTGACTCGTCGTCTCGTAGACGTGGCACAAGATGTGATCGTGCGTGAAGATGATTGTGGTACAGATAAAGGATTTACGGTTAGCCGTATCCAGGATGGTAAAGAGGTTATTGAAGATCTCTATGACCGTATCGAAGGAAGATACTGCTTCGAAACTGTTCGTCATCCGGAAACAAAAGAAATTATTGCACACCGCAATGAATTGATTGACTCCGACAAGGCAGAGGCAATCATCAAAGCAGGTGTTACCAAATTGCAAATCCGCTCCGTACTCAGCTGCCGTGCTCGTCATGGTGTCTGCAAAAAATGTTACGGTCGCAACCTGGCGACTGGTAAACACGTGGAGATCGGTGAAGCAGTTGGTATTATCGCTGCGCAATCCATTGGTGAGCCGGGAACACAGCTGACAATGCGTACGTTCCACACCGGTGGTGTAGCCGGAGACGATATCACGCAAGGTTTGCCGCGTATCCAGGAGTTGTTTGAGGCTCGTAATCCTAAGGGTCAAGCAACGATCAGTGAGATTGACGGTATTGTCAAAGAGATTCGCGAAGCAAAAGACCGTCGCGAAATCGAAATTCAAGGTGAAGCGGAATCCAAAGTTTACTCCGTTACCTACGGTTCCCGTGTTCGCGTAAGCGAAGGCATGGAGATCGAAGCAGGCGACGAGCTGACTGATGGTTCCATCGATCCAAAAGAAATGCTGCGCATCAAAGGCGTACGTGGTGTACAGAACTACATTCTGCAGGAAGTACAACGCGTATACCGTAACCAGGGCGTAGAAATTAATGATAAACACGTTGAAGTTATGATCCGTCAAATGCTGCGTAAAATCCGCATCGTCGATGCAGGAGATACAACGCTGCTGCCAGGATCGTTCGTAGATACGCATGAGTACGAAAGAGCTAACAAAACAGCGATTCTTAGTGATAAAGAGCCAGCGGTTGCGAAACCAATCTTGCTCGGTATCACAAAAGCGTCTCTCGAAACAGACTCCTTCCTCTCTGCGGCGTCGTTCCAAGAGACTACACGTGTACTGACAGATGCAGCGATCAAAGGTAAAGTCGATCAGTTGCTCGGTCTGAAGGAGAATGTAATCATCGGTAAATTGATCCCTGCAGGTACAGGTATGAACCGTTACCGCAGCATCAAGTTTGCTGAGCCGGAGGATGGTCAATCTTCAGTTGAAGAACTTGAGCCTGTTTCCGTTGATTAA
- the rplK gene encoding 50S ribosomal protein L11 produces the protein MAKKVIKMVKLQIPAGKANPAPPVGPALGQAGVNIMAFCKEFNARTADQAGLIIPVEITVFEDRSFTFITKTPPAAVLLKVAAKVEKGSGEPNKKKVATVKRDAVRQIAEQKMPDLNAANVESAMRMVEGTARSMGITIED, from the coding sequence ATGGCAAAAAAGGTAATCAAAATGGTAAAACTGCAAATTCCAGCAGGTAAAGCGAATCCAGCGCCTCCGGTAGGTCCAGCTTTGGGTCAAGCAGGTGTCAACATCATGGCATTCTGTAAAGAGTTCAACGCTCGTACAGCCGATCAAGCGGGATTGATTATTCCTGTTGAAATCACAGTGTTCGAGGACCGTTCCTTTACTTTCATCACTAAAACTCCACCAGCAGCAGTTCTGTTGAAAGTGGCAGCTAAAGTGGAAAAAGGATCCGGCGAACCGAACAAGAAAAAAGTTGCTACTGTTAAACGTGATGCGGTACGTCAAATCGCAGAACAAAAAATGCCTGACCTGAATGCAGCGAACGTTGAGTCCGCAATGCGTATGGTCGAAGGTACTGCCCGTAGCATGGGTATCACCATCGAAGACTAA
- the rplA gene encoding 50S ribosomal protein L1 has product MAKHGKKYLEAAKLIDSEATYEPSEAVELVKKAATAKFDETIEAAVRLGVDPRKQDQAVRGVVVLPHGTGKTQRVLVFAKGDKAKEAEAAGADYVGDADMINKIQQGWFEFDVCVATPDMMSEVGKLGRLLGGKGLMPNPKAGTVTFDVTKAVQEIKAGKIEYRLDRAGQIHAPIGKASFSAEQLNENLKALMDALNRAKPAAAKGVYLKNVSLSSTMGPGARVNAASFR; this is encoded by the coding sequence ATGGCTAAACACGGTAAAAAATACCTGGAAGCTGCTAAGCTGATCGACAGCGAAGCAACTTACGAGCCTTCAGAAGCTGTAGAGCTTGTGAAAAAGGCAGCCACTGCAAAATTCGATGAAACAATCGAAGCAGCAGTACGCTTGGGCGTTGACCCACGTAAGCAAGACCAGGCTGTACGTGGTGTAGTTGTCTTGCCACACGGCACAGGTAAAACACAACGCGTATTGGTATTTGCAAAAGGTGACAAAGCGAAAGAAGCGGAAGCGGCTGGCGCGGACTATGTTGGTGATGCAGACATGATCAACAAAATCCAACAAGGCTGGTTCGAATTCGACGTCTGCGTAGCGACACCAGATATGATGAGTGAAGTAGGTAAATTGGGCCGACTGCTCGGCGGTAAAGGTCTGATGCCTAACCCTAAAGCCGGAACGGTAACTTTCGATGTAACTAAGGCTGTTCAAGAAATTAAAGCCGGTAAAATCGAATATCGTCTGGATCGTGCAGGTCAAATTCATGCACCGATCGGTAAAGCATCTTTCTCTGCAGAGCAACTGAACGAGAACTTGAAAGCTCTCATGGACGCTCTGAACCGTGCTAAACCGGCGGCAGCAAAAGGTGTTTATCTGAAGAATGTTTCTCTTTCTTCCACGATGGGCCCTGGCGCACGCGTGAACGCAGCTTCTTTTAGATAA
- the secE gene encoding preprotein translocase subunit SecE — MKRSFKSLISFFSESWAELKKVRWPNRKELTNYTLIVLGTVVVMTLFFWVVDIGISAVIEAII; from the coding sequence GTGAAACGTAGTTTCAAATCTCTGATTTCCTTTTTCTCAGAAAGCTGGGCTGAACTTAAAAAAGTTCGCTGGCCTAATCGTAAAGAGCTGACCAACTACACATTGATCGTTCTTGGTACTGTTGTGGTTATGACGCTGTTTTTTTGGGTCGTTGATATCGGCATCTCCGCTGTGATCGAAGCGATTATTTAA
- the rplJ gene encoding 50S ribosomal protein L10 encodes MANAKVIQAKQESVDAVTAKLRESATTVVVDYRGLNVAQVTELRKQLREAGIEFQVLKNTLLRRATAAAELTELDSVLTGPTAIAFSAEDAVAPAKILNDFAKKNDALELKGAVVEGRVIGVEEVKALAELPSREGLLSMLLSVLQAPVRNFALAVKAVAEKEEQGA; translated from the coding sequence TTGGCAAACGCAAAAGTGATTCAAGCAAAACAAGAGTCCGTTGATGCAGTAACAGCGAAATTGCGCGAGAGCGCTACGACAGTTGTTGTTGACTATCGCGGTCTGAACGTTGCCCAAGTAACTGAGCTGCGTAAGCAGCTTCGTGAAGCCGGAATCGAATTCCAAGTGCTGAAAAACACATTGCTTCGCCGTGCGACTGCTGCAGCAGAACTGACAGAACTCGATAGCGTTCTTACAGGTCCTACTGCAATTGCATTCAGCGCCGAAGATGCTGTGGCTCCAGCCAAAATTCTGAACGACTTCGCTAAAAAGAACGACGCACTGGAATTGAAAGGTGCAGTTGTTGAAGGTCGTGTAATCGGAGTAGAAGAAGTTAAGGCATTGGCAGAACTGCCATCCCGCGAAGGTCTCCTCTCCATGCTCCTCAGCGTGCTTCAAGCGCCAGTGCGCAACTTCGCGCTTGCGGTTAAAGCTGTTGCGGAAAAAGAAGAACAAGGCGCGTAA
- the rpmG gene encoding 50S ribosomal protein L33: protein MRVIITLACTNCKQRNYTTTKNKRNHPDRMEMKKFCKFCNEQTSHRETR, encoded by the coding sequence ATGCGGGTAATTATTACTTTGGCTTGTACAAACTGCAAACAAAGAAATTACACTACGACAAAAAACAAGCGTAATCACCCCGACCGCATGGAGATGAAGAAATTTTGCAAGTTTTGTAACGAGCAGACTTCTCATCGCGAAACCAGATAG
- a CDS encoding class I SAM-dependent methyltransferase: protein MSNHYYSDKPQVAHDRRATEAELRGWKLRFVTDAGVFSKSGIDYGSRVLIDAVELTAGAHVLDVGCGYGPIGLTAAKLVPEGHVTMIDINERAVELSRENAKANGITNVTVLQSNLLSEVNQRDFDAVLTNPPIRAGKETVHTIFEQAYQHLKVGGSLWIVIQKKQGAPSAKAKLESLFGRVEEVTKDKGYRIFKAVKTGDSSEG from the coding sequence ATGTCCAATCATTATTATTCGGACAAACCGCAGGTCGCACATGACAGACGGGCAACGGAAGCGGAGCTTCGTGGATGGAAATTGCGATTCGTTACCGATGCAGGTGTATTTTCCAAGAGCGGAATCGATTACGGCAGCAGAGTACTGATTGATGCAGTAGAGTTAACTGCTGGGGCTCATGTTCTGGATGTGGGTTGCGGGTATGGACCAATTGGTCTTACGGCAGCCAAGCTTGTACCCGAAGGACATGTCACCATGATCGATATCAACGAGAGAGCGGTTGAGCTTTCCAGAGAAAATGCAAAAGCAAATGGAATCACGAATGTAACGGTATTACAAAGTAATCTACTTTCTGAAGTGAACCAGAGGGACTTTGACGCAGTTCTAACCAACCCGCCGATTCGAGCAGGGAAGGAAACCGTTCATACCATTTTTGAGCAGGCGTATCAGCATCTGAAGGTAGGTGGTTCGTTGTGGATTGTCATTCAGAAAAAGCAAGGGGCTCCTTCCGCAAAAGCGAAGCTGGAATCCTTGTTTGGAAGAGTGGAAGAAGTAACGAAAGATAAAGGCTACCGGATTTTCAAAGCGGTGAAAACGGGGGACTCGTCCGAAGGGTAG